One bacterium genomic region harbors:
- a CDS encoding 30S ribosomal protein THX, which produces MGKGDKKSKKGKRFRHSYGKTRTRKSGRKIVIAKKVEDKPKPIEQKKPVKSEPEFVTPVAVVEPPVQEIAFKEPEIKEIKEEVPVPEIKEEPITQVPASTPSLVVEKEKVETAKTEEIAEEKPVEEAPKKRGRPKKKKEE; this is translated from the coding sequence ATGGGAAAAGGTGATAAAAAATCAAAAAAGGGCAAAAGATTCCGCCACTCATATGGAAAAACCCGAACGCGGAAAAGTGGACGAAAGATAGTTATAGCAAAGAAAGTCGAAGACAAACCAAAACCAATCGAACAAAAAAAGCCAGTTAAATCTGAACCAGAATTTGTAACTCCAGTTGCAGTTGTAGAACCTCCTGTTCAGGAAATTGCTTTTAAAGAACCAGAGATAAAAGAAATTAAAGAAGAAGTTCCCGTTCCGGAAATTAAAGAAGAACCAATAACTCAAGTTCCTGCTTCAACTCCATCACTTGTTGTTGAGAAAGAGAAAGTTGAAACAGCAAAAACGGAGGAGATTGCTGAAGAAAAACCTGTAGAGGAAGCTCCGAAAAAAAGAGGCAGACCTAAAAAGAAAAAAGAAGAATAA